The Opitutaceae bacterium genome has a window encoding:
- a CDS encoding cytochrome c3 family protein: MIALKKRTLRRIAFVAVSAWILAVISCTTVSRVVLSPPAVAGASFVGSTECADCHGDLVEGFADSTHSKLMVASVANETGCESCHGPGSLHVQSGGSPLKIVNPGRSSNVCFECHLDKQGEFRLEHSHPVLDGKVSCSDCHDPHKGPAVAFGGMNLASINDSCVECHQAQRGPYVFEHEAAREGCTVCHSPHGSVNAKMLKSRNATLCLQCHFQEQTADGAVQIGGRDHRSFLPRGTCWTAGCHEAVHGSHVNSSLRF; encoded by the coding sequence ATGATCGCACTGAAGAAACGTACCCTCCGTCGAATCGCATTCGTTGCCGTCTCGGCATGGATCCTCGCGGTGATCTCTTGCACCACCGTAAGCCGGGTGGTTCTCTCTCCGCCAGCGGTGGCGGGGGCGAGCTTCGTCGGCTCCACCGAGTGTGCGGATTGTCATGGCGACCTGGTCGAAGGCTTTGCCGATTCGACCCATTCGAAGCTCATGGTGGCGAGCGTGGCGAACGAGACGGGCTGCGAGAGCTGCCACGGCCCCGGCAGTCTGCATGTACAGTCCGGTGGTTCGCCGCTCAAGATCGTCAATCCGGGTCGTTCGAGCAACGTCTGCTTCGAGTGCCATCTCGACAAGCAGGGTGAGTTCCGGCTTGAGCATTCGCATCCGGTGCTGGACGGAAAGGTGTCCTGTTCGGATTGCCACGACCCGCACAAGGGTCCGGCCGTTGCCTTCGGCGGGATGAACCTGGCCTCGATCAACGACAGTTGCGTTGAGTGCCATCAGGCGCAGCGCGGTCCCTACGTCTTCGAGCATGAGGCGGCCCGCGAAGGCTGCACCGTCTGCCACTCGCCGCACGGGTCGGTCAATGCCAAGATGCTGAAGTCCCGCAATGCCACCCTCTGTCTGCAGTGCCACTTCCAGGAGCAGACCGCAGACGGCGCCGTTCAAATCGGTGGCCGCGACCACCGCAGTTTCCTGCCCCGCGGGACCTGCTGGACTGCCGGCTGTCATGAGGCAGTCCACGGTTCCCACGTCAACTCCTCCCTCCGATTCTAG